The Triticum aestivum cultivar Chinese Spring chromosome 7B, IWGSC CS RefSeq v2.1, whole genome shotgun sequence genome window below encodes:
- the LOC123159589 gene encoding chaperone protein dnaJ 11, chloroplastic — protein MAMFATSTAAVLGSARPGRAAEPRWCVVARASSTMAAPAAVAIGRTHYEVLGVGVGASRGEIKAAYRRLAREVHPDAAGGGGDEGFIRLHAAYATLVDPDERARYDRDVAWRAAGMMTRRAAAAGPSFRRRTWETDQCW, from the coding sequence ATGGCTATGTTCGCGACGTCGACGGCGGCAGTGTTGGGATCGGCTCGCCCAGGGCGGGCGGCCGAGCCTCGATGGTGCGTGGTGGCGCGGGCGTCCTCGACGATGGCGGCGCCGGCAGCGGTGGCCATTGGGAGGACGCACTACGAGGTGCTCGGGGTGGGCGTGGGAGCCAGCAGGGGGGAGATCAAGGCGGCGTACCGGCGTCTGGCCAGGGAGGTGCATCCGGACGCTGCTGGTGGTGGGGGCGACGAGGGGTTCATCCGGCTGCACGCGGCCTACGCCACGCTCGTTGACCCCGACGAGCGCGCTCGCTACGACCGGGACGTGGCTTGGCGCGCCGCGGGGATGATGACGCGGCGGGCGGCCGCGGCTGGGCCGTCGTTCCGGCGGAGGACGTGGGAGACCGACCAGTGCTGGTAG
- the LOC123159403 gene encoding protein PSK SIMULATOR 2 isoform X1, translated as MDKMLRKLGWSAARRRQQGESSRGNNTHTVSPRPLTFHLLEEITNGFSENRKLGTGAYGTVYKGEHKDGEKIAVKMLHDILGLDNEQFEKEYFNLADLDHKNIVRLVGYCYETRRECVPYDGRMVFADITKRALCFEYMRNGGLDKCLSDETSGHDWCTRYSIIKGICEGLKYLHEELEYPMYHLDLKPANILLDEKLMPKIADFGLSRFFRGEQSQITKSAIGTHGYVPPEYIDASVLSIKFDIFSLGVVIIKIMTGPMGYFRSAEMSAKQFIELVRTNWRKRLRAASVYPLESYSEQVKRCTEIAVSCVEADRSKRPSIGEIVNKLNETETIIRNEVLEPGAFIGRANIAGLEKAVAVLDTLGSGRASSNHRSGFLYGGKNQGNKVNVLAFEVGNTIAKASSLWRSCSDESIKELKEEILHSDGVQILISSNSSELLHIATIDKREDLAIFLREVIRFGDLCTNPIWHNLGRYFEKSTKDYMPQDHSKEHIGATFQQLISLAQNTSELYHELYALDRLEQEFQRKFHEEESVPAARRESVMILHSELKRQRKLVKTLKKKSLWSKPLEDIVEKLVDIVIFLDKQIRDAFGEAVPVGTGFTEQVQNKKLGPCCLALHYAKIINQIESIVSQPLSPRARENLYHGLPITVKSALRSRLQSVNTEEERTVSQIKAEMQKTLCWILPIAENTTRAHQGFGWVSEWAHSGIHMDEKLGSRHSVTGVQTLYHADKAKTEEHILELVVLLHHLMVQVKSRGYVQNMPTKQDQSPSRKLSSEPQADTKHCMSDTSPTNNCEICPSPVSDSERHMLDPLSLRRCEPQPGRGDKAHRSHGSSPAREFVRSRSSASDRELVKHLDVIDGLAD; from the exons GGGGAGCATAAAGACGGGGAAAAGATTGCTGTGAAGATGCTTCATGACATTCTAGGACTTGACAATGAGCAATTTGAAAAAGAATATTTCAACCTTGCAGATCTGGACCACAAAAATATTGTGCGATTAGTTGGTTATTGCTATGAAACTCGGCGAGAATGTGTACCTTACGATGGAAGAATGGTTTTTGCTGACATAACAAAGAGAGCACTTTGCTTTGAGTATATGCGTAATGGAGGTCTTGACAAATGTCTTTCAG ATGAAACTAGTGGACATGATTGGTGCACACGCTATTCAATAATTAAGGGGATTTGCGAGGGTCTGAAATACCTGCATGAGGAACTGGAATATCCTATGTACCATTTAGATTTAAAACCGGCCAATATATTACTGGATGAGAAACTTATGCCGAAAATCGCAGATTTCGGCTTGTCAAGGTTCTTTAGAGGAGAGCAATCGCAAATCACAAAAAGTGCTATAGGAACACA TGGATACGTACCACCCGAATACATAGATGCATCTGTTCTCTCAATTAAGTTTGACATATTCAGCTTGGGTGTTGTAATTATAAAGATAATGACTGGACCAATGGGCTACTTCAGAAGTGCTGAAATGTCTGCCAAACAATTCATAGAGCTT GTACGGACAAACTGGAGGAAGAGGCTACGTGCAGCATCAGTGTATCCGCTGGAGTCATACTCTGAACAAGTAAAGAGGTGCACTGAAATAGCTGTAAGTTGTGTGGAGGCTGATCGATCCAAAAGGCCGTCTATAGGGGAAATTGTGAATAAGCTGAATGAAACAGAGACAATCATTCGAAATGAG GTATTAGAACCAGGTGCATTCATAGGAAGAGCCAACATTGCTGGTCTGGAAAAGGCTGTTGCGGTGTTAGATACCCTTGGCAGTGGCAGGGCAAGTTCGAATCATCGCAGCGGGTTTCTCTATGGGGGAAAAAATCAAGGAAATAAAGTCAATGTTTTGGCATTTGAAGTCGGAAATACAATAGCTAAAGCTTCCAGTTTGTGGAGATCATGCTCTGACGAGAGTATAAAAGAACTGAAGGAAGAAATCTTGCATTCAGACGGTGTGCAAATATTAATTTCCTCAAATTCTAGTGAGCTCCTGCATATTGCTACTATCGACAAGAG GGAAGACCTTGCCATCTTTTTGAGAGAAGTAATTCGATTTGGTGACCTGTGTACAAACCCGATATGGCATAACCTGGGACGCTATTTTGAGAA GTCAACGAAAGATTACATGCCCCAGGATCATTCAAAAGAGCATATTGGAGCTACTTTCCAGCAGCTGATTAGTTTGGCTCAAAACACTTCT GAGCTTTACCATGAATTGTATGCTCTGGATAGATTGGAGCAGGAATTTCAAAGGAAATTTCATGAGGAGGAGTCTGTACCAGCAGCTAGACGAG AGAGTGTTATGATTCTTCACAGTGAACTAAAGCGCCAAAGGAAGCTtgtgaaaactttgaagaagaaatcCTTGTGGTCCAAACCTTTGGAAGAT ATTGTCGAAAAGCTTGTTGATATCGTCATTTTTCTGGATAAACAAATCCGGGATGCATTTGGTGAAGCTG TTCCTGTAGGTACTGGCTTCACCGAGCAAGTTCAGAACAAAAAGCTAGGTCCCTGTTGTCTGGCACTGCATTACGCTAAAATTATCAATCAAATTGAAAGCATA GTCTCTCAGCCACTCTCTCCTAGGGCTAGGGAGAACTTGTACCATGGACTACCAATAACAGTGAAGTCAGCTCTGCGGTCACGGTTGCAATCAGTTAATACTGAAGAGGAG CGTACTGTATCTCAAATCAAGGCTGAAATGCAGAAAACCCTTTGCTGGATTCTGCCAATAGCAGAAAATACAACAAG AGCACACCAAGGATTTGGATGGGTCAGCGAATGGGCACACTCTGG GATTCATATGGATGAGAAATTAGGTTCCCGGCACAGCGTGACTGGCGTCCAGACGCTTTATCACGCCGACAAGGCGAAGACGGAGGAGCACATCCTCGAGCTTGTGGTGCTGCTCCATCATCTCATGGTCCAGGTGAAGAGCCGAGGCTATGTGCAAAACATGCCTACAAAGCAGGACCAGTCTCCATCTCGTAAGTTATCATCAGAACCGCAAGCTGATACCAAGCACTGCATGTCTGACACATCTCCGACGAACAACTGTGAGATCTGCCCAAGCCCGGTGTCGGACAGCGAGCGCCATATGCTGGACCCCCTAAGCTTGAGGAGATGTGAGCCTCAGCCTGGCAGGGGGGACAAGGCGCACCGGAGCCATGGCAGCTCGCCGGCCAGGGAGTTCGTTCGTAGTCGTAGCTCGGCCTCGGACCGTGAGCTGGTGAAACATCTGGATGTAATAGATGGTCTAGCAGACTGA
- the LOC123159403 gene encoding protein PSK SIMULATOR 2 isoform X3, with protein sequence MVFADITKRALCFEYMRNGGLDKCLSDETSGHDWCTRYSIIKGICEGLKYLHEELEYPMYHLDLKPANILLDEKLMPKIADFGLSRFFRGEQSQITKSAIGTHGYVPPEYIDASVLSIKFDIFSLGVVIIKIMTGPMGYFRSAEMSAKQFIELVRTNWRKRLRAASVYPLESYSEQVKRCTEIAVSCVEADRSKRPSIGEIVNKLNETETIIRNEVLEPGAFIGRANIAGLEKAVAVLDTLGSGRASSNHRSGFLYGGKNQGNKVNVLAFEVGNTIAKASSLWRSCSDESIKELKEEILHSDGVQILISSNSSELLHIATIDKREDLAIFLREVIRFGDLCTNPIWHNLGRYFEKSTKDYMPQDHSKEHIGATFQQLISLAQNTSELYHELYALDRLEQEFQRKFHEEESVPAARRESVMILHSELKRQRKLVKTLKKKSLWSKPLEDIVEKLVDIVIFLDKQIRDAFGEAVPVGTGFTEQVQNKKLGPCCLALHYAKIINQIESIVSQPLSPRARENLYHGLPITVKSALRSRLQSVNTEEERTVSQIKAEMQKTLCWILPIAENTTRAHQGFGWVSEWAHSGIHMDEKLGSRHSVTGVQTLYHADKAKTEEHILELVVLLHHLMVQVKSRGYVQNMPTKQDQSPSRKLSSEPQADTKHCMSDTSPTNNCEICPSPVSDSERHMLDPLSLRRCEPQPGRGDKAHRSHGSSPAREFVRSRSSASDRELVKHLDVIDGLAD encoded by the exons ATGGTTTTTGCTGACATAACAAAGAGAGCACTTTGCTTTGAGTATATGCGTAATGGAGGTCTTGACAAATGTCTTTCAG ATGAAACTAGTGGACATGATTGGTGCACACGCTATTCAATAATTAAGGGGATTTGCGAGGGTCTGAAATACCTGCATGAGGAACTGGAATATCCTATGTACCATTTAGATTTAAAACCGGCCAATATATTACTGGATGAGAAACTTATGCCGAAAATCGCAGATTTCGGCTTGTCAAGGTTCTTTAGAGGAGAGCAATCGCAAATCACAAAAAGTGCTATAGGAACACA TGGATACGTACCACCCGAATACATAGATGCATCTGTTCTCTCAATTAAGTTTGACATATTCAGCTTGGGTGTTGTAATTATAAAGATAATGACTGGACCAATGGGCTACTTCAGAAGTGCTGAAATGTCTGCCAAACAATTCATAGAGCTT GTACGGACAAACTGGAGGAAGAGGCTACGTGCAGCATCAGTGTATCCGCTGGAGTCATACTCTGAACAAGTAAAGAGGTGCACTGAAATAGCTGTAAGTTGTGTGGAGGCTGATCGATCCAAAAGGCCGTCTATAGGGGAAATTGTGAATAAGCTGAATGAAACAGAGACAATCATTCGAAATGAG GTATTAGAACCAGGTGCATTCATAGGAAGAGCCAACATTGCTGGTCTGGAAAAGGCTGTTGCGGTGTTAGATACCCTTGGCAGTGGCAGGGCAAGTTCGAATCATCGCAGCGGGTTTCTCTATGGGGGAAAAAATCAAGGAAATAAAGTCAATGTTTTGGCATTTGAAGTCGGAAATACAATAGCTAAAGCTTCCAGTTTGTGGAGATCATGCTCTGACGAGAGTATAAAAGAACTGAAGGAAGAAATCTTGCATTCAGACGGTGTGCAAATATTAATTTCCTCAAATTCTAGTGAGCTCCTGCATATTGCTACTATCGACAAGAG GGAAGACCTTGCCATCTTTTTGAGAGAAGTAATTCGATTTGGTGACCTGTGTACAAACCCGATATGGCATAACCTGGGACGCTATTTTGAGAA GTCAACGAAAGATTACATGCCCCAGGATCATTCAAAAGAGCATATTGGAGCTACTTTCCAGCAGCTGATTAGTTTGGCTCAAAACACTTCT GAGCTTTACCATGAATTGTATGCTCTGGATAGATTGGAGCAGGAATTTCAAAGGAAATTTCATGAGGAGGAGTCTGTACCAGCAGCTAGACGAG AGAGTGTTATGATTCTTCACAGTGAACTAAAGCGCCAAAGGAAGCTtgtgaaaactttgaagaagaaatcCTTGTGGTCCAAACCTTTGGAAGAT ATTGTCGAAAAGCTTGTTGATATCGTCATTTTTCTGGATAAACAAATCCGGGATGCATTTGGTGAAGCTG TTCCTGTAGGTACTGGCTTCACCGAGCAAGTTCAGAACAAAAAGCTAGGTCCCTGTTGTCTGGCACTGCATTACGCTAAAATTATCAATCAAATTGAAAGCATA GTCTCTCAGCCACTCTCTCCTAGGGCTAGGGAGAACTTGTACCATGGACTACCAATAACAGTGAAGTCAGCTCTGCGGTCACGGTTGCAATCAGTTAATACTGAAGAGGAG CGTACTGTATCTCAAATCAAGGCTGAAATGCAGAAAACCCTTTGCTGGATTCTGCCAATAGCAGAAAATACAACAAG AGCACACCAAGGATTTGGATGGGTCAGCGAATGGGCACACTCTGG GATTCATATGGATGAGAAATTAGGTTCCCGGCACAGCGTGACTGGCGTCCAGACGCTTTATCACGCCGACAAGGCGAAGACGGAGGAGCACATCCTCGAGCTTGTGGTGCTGCTCCATCATCTCATGGTCCAGGTGAAGAGCCGAGGCTATGTGCAAAACATGCCTACAAAGCAGGACCAGTCTCCATCTCGTAAGTTATCATCAGAACCGCAAGCTGATACCAAGCACTGCATGTCTGACACATCTCCGACGAACAACTGTGAGATCTGCCCAAGCCCGGTGTCGGACAGCGAGCGCCATATGCTGGACCCCCTAAGCTTGAGGAGATGTGAGCCTCAGCCTGGCAGGGGGGACAAGGCGCACCGGAGCCATGGCAGCTCGCCGGCCAGGGAGTTCGTTCGTAGTCGTAGCTCGGCCTCGGACCGTGAGCTGGTGAAACATCTGGATGTAATAGATGGTCTAGCAGACTGA
- the LOC123159403 gene encoding protein PSK SIMULATOR 2 isoform X2 → MDKMLRKLGWSAARRRQQGESRGNNTHTVSPRPLTFHLLEEITNGFSENRKLGTGAYGTVYKGEHKDGEKIAVKMLHDILGLDNEQFEKEYFNLADLDHKNIVRLVGYCYETRRECVPYDGRMVFADITKRALCFEYMRNGGLDKCLSDETSGHDWCTRYSIIKGICEGLKYLHEELEYPMYHLDLKPANILLDEKLMPKIADFGLSRFFRGEQSQITKSAIGTHGYVPPEYIDASVLSIKFDIFSLGVVIIKIMTGPMGYFRSAEMSAKQFIELVRTNWRKRLRAASVYPLESYSEQVKRCTEIAVSCVEADRSKRPSIGEIVNKLNETETIIRNEVLEPGAFIGRANIAGLEKAVAVLDTLGSGRASSNHRSGFLYGGKNQGNKVNVLAFEVGNTIAKASSLWRSCSDESIKELKEEILHSDGVQILISSNSSELLHIATIDKREDLAIFLREVIRFGDLCTNPIWHNLGRYFEKSTKDYMPQDHSKEHIGATFQQLISLAQNTSELYHELYALDRLEQEFQRKFHEEESVPAARRESVMILHSELKRQRKLVKTLKKKSLWSKPLEDIVEKLVDIVIFLDKQIRDAFGEAVPVGTGFTEQVQNKKLGPCCLALHYAKIINQIESIVSQPLSPRARENLYHGLPITVKSALRSRLQSVNTEEERTVSQIKAEMQKTLCWILPIAENTTRAHQGFGWVSEWAHSGIHMDEKLGSRHSVTGVQTLYHADKAKTEEHILELVVLLHHLMVQVKSRGYVQNMPTKQDQSPSRKLSSEPQADTKHCMSDTSPTNNCEICPSPVSDSERHMLDPLSLRRCEPQPGRGDKAHRSHGSSPAREFVRSRSSASDRELVKHLDVIDGLAD, encoded by the exons GGGGAGCATAAAGACGGGGAAAAGATTGCTGTGAAGATGCTTCATGACATTCTAGGACTTGACAATGAGCAATTTGAAAAAGAATATTTCAACCTTGCAGATCTGGACCACAAAAATATTGTGCGATTAGTTGGTTATTGCTATGAAACTCGGCGAGAATGTGTACCTTACGATGGAAGAATGGTTTTTGCTGACATAACAAAGAGAGCACTTTGCTTTGAGTATATGCGTAATGGAGGTCTTGACAAATGTCTTTCAG ATGAAACTAGTGGACATGATTGGTGCACACGCTATTCAATAATTAAGGGGATTTGCGAGGGTCTGAAATACCTGCATGAGGAACTGGAATATCCTATGTACCATTTAGATTTAAAACCGGCCAATATATTACTGGATGAGAAACTTATGCCGAAAATCGCAGATTTCGGCTTGTCAAGGTTCTTTAGAGGAGAGCAATCGCAAATCACAAAAAGTGCTATAGGAACACA TGGATACGTACCACCCGAATACATAGATGCATCTGTTCTCTCAATTAAGTTTGACATATTCAGCTTGGGTGTTGTAATTATAAAGATAATGACTGGACCAATGGGCTACTTCAGAAGTGCTGAAATGTCTGCCAAACAATTCATAGAGCTT GTACGGACAAACTGGAGGAAGAGGCTACGTGCAGCATCAGTGTATCCGCTGGAGTCATACTCTGAACAAGTAAAGAGGTGCACTGAAATAGCTGTAAGTTGTGTGGAGGCTGATCGATCCAAAAGGCCGTCTATAGGGGAAATTGTGAATAAGCTGAATGAAACAGAGACAATCATTCGAAATGAG GTATTAGAACCAGGTGCATTCATAGGAAGAGCCAACATTGCTGGTCTGGAAAAGGCTGTTGCGGTGTTAGATACCCTTGGCAGTGGCAGGGCAAGTTCGAATCATCGCAGCGGGTTTCTCTATGGGGGAAAAAATCAAGGAAATAAAGTCAATGTTTTGGCATTTGAAGTCGGAAATACAATAGCTAAAGCTTCCAGTTTGTGGAGATCATGCTCTGACGAGAGTATAAAAGAACTGAAGGAAGAAATCTTGCATTCAGACGGTGTGCAAATATTAATTTCCTCAAATTCTAGTGAGCTCCTGCATATTGCTACTATCGACAAGAG GGAAGACCTTGCCATCTTTTTGAGAGAAGTAATTCGATTTGGTGACCTGTGTACAAACCCGATATGGCATAACCTGGGACGCTATTTTGAGAA GTCAACGAAAGATTACATGCCCCAGGATCATTCAAAAGAGCATATTGGAGCTACTTTCCAGCAGCTGATTAGTTTGGCTCAAAACACTTCT GAGCTTTACCATGAATTGTATGCTCTGGATAGATTGGAGCAGGAATTTCAAAGGAAATTTCATGAGGAGGAGTCTGTACCAGCAGCTAGACGAG AGAGTGTTATGATTCTTCACAGTGAACTAAAGCGCCAAAGGAAGCTtgtgaaaactttgaagaagaaatcCTTGTGGTCCAAACCTTTGGAAGAT ATTGTCGAAAAGCTTGTTGATATCGTCATTTTTCTGGATAAACAAATCCGGGATGCATTTGGTGAAGCTG TTCCTGTAGGTACTGGCTTCACCGAGCAAGTTCAGAACAAAAAGCTAGGTCCCTGTTGTCTGGCACTGCATTACGCTAAAATTATCAATCAAATTGAAAGCATA GTCTCTCAGCCACTCTCTCCTAGGGCTAGGGAGAACTTGTACCATGGACTACCAATAACAGTGAAGTCAGCTCTGCGGTCACGGTTGCAATCAGTTAATACTGAAGAGGAG CGTACTGTATCTCAAATCAAGGCTGAAATGCAGAAAACCCTTTGCTGGATTCTGCCAATAGCAGAAAATACAACAAG AGCACACCAAGGATTTGGATGGGTCAGCGAATGGGCACACTCTGG GATTCATATGGATGAGAAATTAGGTTCCCGGCACAGCGTGACTGGCGTCCAGACGCTTTATCACGCCGACAAGGCGAAGACGGAGGAGCACATCCTCGAGCTTGTGGTGCTGCTCCATCATCTCATGGTCCAGGTGAAGAGCCGAGGCTATGTGCAAAACATGCCTACAAAGCAGGACCAGTCTCCATCTCGTAAGTTATCATCAGAACCGCAAGCTGATACCAAGCACTGCATGTCTGACACATCTCCGACGAACAACTGTGAGATCTGCCCAAGCCCGGTGTCGGACAGCGAGCGCCATATGCTGGACCCCCTAAGCTTGAGGAGATGTGAGCCTCAGCCTGGCAGGGGGGACAAGGCGCACCGGAGCCATGGCAGCTCGCCGGCCAGGGAGTTCGTTCGTAGTCGTAGCTCGGCCTCGGACCGTGAGCTGGTGAAACATCTGGATGTAATAGATGGTCTAGCAGACTGA